The following coding sequences lie in one Hippoglossus hippoglossus isolate fHipHip1 chromosome 14, fHipHip1.pri, whole genome shotgun sequence genomic window:
- the phldb1a gene encoding pleckstrin homology-like domain family B member 1 isoform X10: MDLHVSDSPDSPADMERMRRNKVEQGRQMHQVLQSTPLDLIETGKSLRVQAERPHLVSLGSGRLSTAITLLPLQEGRTTLGSGDTDIPLQGHGIAEQHCYIENEAGVIILYPCGNQCAVDGLPITRPYRLTQGCMLCFGQSAFFRFNHPEEAVRMKSMLPGGGGGGGGQELSTTKTLPADSHSVFNGSHQSFSSNGNSKINNIAKTLQDSLMVNISSSGPGKQPLPQPSPPNMLNGRNSSSTQDCIYENIRTLGSQNLGDKTPPVPARSAHTNHTPVPNPRTSLSVASSSAGGGHRAQESPKLLRNVRSTPTPPGSGSGQGTDNSSPTPKSSSVKFSPAAPPSPRVRGSTLQHRSPSPMREQGQFVTSVEVPQRLRTPELLVPSGLRELPPVSPYTSGKGTPGSQGSASLLATQGLAAKPHPESSQGPSKLTTKAEAMRALYSQSPSQLSGLEKEPEGRRLRPGPGGAMVTGLGTSPLTSPRSQRKTSCSTVTGSSTKEHNLMKPYARERKNSISEISDNEDELLEYHRWQREERLREQEMEKLERQRLETILNLCAEYNQEGSAVELAEMVRSGLLGGAVGVCPGTGDGMFLQGGDGPQRARQNDEDTQREESSSTESTHQECDELMAGQEPVYVEEERSRILFRVDDLKHRVSELEQQLQETKQEAEMEQALLQAERRAEQEQVEAESEIISQLQLKHSQLDKAIQREKDEGRANVSAQRKALEKQRNEYNELKRQFDKCPLSLREQLQEQLSRKAEAVECGTKQFEELEFCQLEEESSLEEKKETQSSQLLQERAEYHCSVARRKEKMASMEAQGKQLGLQAAQDCERMVRDRAVALQMLHKEQDRLCALEKRHHTLTGERSYLKPSSNMKELLKSKSDGEVGLAASCAHASSAPALPHSSAHERNASTKGLQLALGEMSMPLDMESRRQMVIQSKDVSPTVHHSILHHQSPPSGNQAYDTLSLESSDSMETSVSTGNSACTPESACGLEAQRIEEMEKMLKEAQQEKARLVENREREVQARRQMLEEERRRREEAERRLLDETAHRQRLVEEEVKMREKHFSQARPMTRYLPNRKEEFDLRAHVESSGHSIDTCPFVNLTEKMCKGHLVKMGGKIKSWKKRWFVFDRLKRNFCYYADKHETKLKGLIYFQAIEEVYYDHLRSATKSPNPSLTFCVKTHDRLYYMVAPSPEAMRIWMDVIVTGAEGYTQFMS; the protein is encoded by the exons ATG gaTCTTCACGTGTCAGATAGTCCTGACAGTCCGGCGGACATGGAGCGCATGAGGAGGAATAAAGTGGAGCAGGGGCGACAGATGCACCAGGTCCTACAG AGCACTCCTTTAGACCTGATCGAGACTGGCAAGTCCCTGAGAGTCCAGGCAGAACGCCCCCACCTGGTTAGTCTGGGAAGTGGACGTCTGAGCACGGCCATCACTTTGCTTCCGCTGCAGGAAG GAAGAACCACACTGGGCAGTGGGGACACAGATATCCCCCTGCAGGGCCACGGCATTGCAGAGCAGCACTGCTACATTGAAAATGAGGCGGGCGTCATCATTTTGTACCCGTGTGGGAACCAGTGCGCTGTGGATGGCCTCCCCATCACCAGACCTTATCGCCTGACACAAG GGTGCATGCTGTGTTTCGGTCAGTCTGCCTTTTTCCGCTTCAACCATCCAGAAGAGGCCGTGAGGATGAAGAGCATGCTGcccgggggaggaggaggaggaggaggccaggaACTCAGCACCACAAAAACTCTTCCTGCTG ACTCACACAGTGTGTTTAACGGCAGCCATCAGTCCTTTTCAAGCAACGGCAACTCTAAAATCAACAACATTGCAAAGACCCTCCAGGACTCTTTGATGGTCAACATATCATCATCAGGACCTGGGAAACAGCCACTTCCTCAGCCCTCTCCTCCAAACATGCTCAATGGAAGAAACAGCTCCTCAACACAGGACTGCATTTATGAAAACATCAGAACCTTGGGAAGCCAGAACCTTGGCGACAAAACCCCTCCGGTACCTGCCCGGTCCGCTCACACCAACCACACTCCTGTCCCCAATCCGCGGACCTCGCTGTCTGTTGCCTCGAGCAGTGCTGGCGGTGGTCACAGAGCCCAGGAGAGCCCAAAGCTTCTTAGGAATGTAAGATCCACCCCCACACCGCCAGGCTCAGGGTCAGGACAGGGCACAGACAACTCTAGCCCAACTCCCAAATCATCATCTGTTAAATTTTCCCCAGCGGCTCCACCCAGCCCTCGAGTAAGAGGTTCTACTCTACAACACAGATCCCCCAGCCCCATGCGAGAGCAGGGTCAGTTTGTCACCAGTGTAGAAGTCCCTCAAAGGCTCAGGACTCCAGAGCTGCTTGTGCCCAGCGGCCTGAGAGAACTTCCTCCTGTCAGCCCTTACACGTCTGGCAAGGGGACTCCGGGATCGCAGGGCTCAGCTTCCCTCCTCGCCACACAAGGCCTCGCTGCTAAGCCTCACCCCGAGAGCTCCCAGGGCCCCAGCAAACTCACAACAAAAGCAGAGGCCATGAGAGCGCTGTACTCCCAGAGTCCATCACAACTCTCTGGGTTGGAGAAGGAGCCTGAAGGCAGGAGATTAAGACCTGGGCCAGGAGGTGCCATGGTAACAGGTCTGGGTACATCTCCTCTGACGAGCCCTCGTAGCCAAAGAAAAACCTCCTGCTCGACCGTGACGGGATCCTCAACCAAGGAACACAACCTAATGAAGCCATACGCACGGGAGCGCAAGAACAGCATCTCTGAGATCAGCGACAATGAGGACGAGTTGCTGGAATACCACCgctggcagagagaggagaggctgcgTGAGCAGGAAATGGAGAAACTG GAGCGACAGAGGCTGGAGACCATCCTCAATCTGTGTGCAGAGTATAATCAGGAGGGCAGTGCCGTGGAGTTGGCCGAGATGGTGAGGAGTGGGCTGCTGGGGGGCGCTGTAGGAGTCTGCCCAGGCACAGGAGACGGGATGTTCCTCCAGGGGGGAGACGGGCCTCAGAGGGCGAGGCAGAATGATGAGGACACCCAGAGAGAGGAgtccagcagcacagagagcacACACCAAGAA TGTGATGAGCTGATGGCTGGTCAGGAGCCCGTCtacgtggaggaggagaggagcaggatcttgtTCAGAGTTGATGACTTGAAGCACAGAGTCAGtgaactggagcagcagctACAAGAGACCAAACAGGag GCGGAGATGGAGCAGGCTCTGCTGCAGGCCGAGAGGCGGgcagagcaggagcaggtggaggctgAGAGTGAAATCAtctctcagctgcagctcaaacacagCCAGCTGGACAAGGCCAtccagagagagaaggacgAG GGCAGGGCTAATGTGTCGGCTCAGCGGAAGGCCCTGGAAAAGCAGAGGAATGAGTACAATGAGCTGAAGAGGCAGTTTGATAAGTGCCCCTTGTCTCTAAGGGAACAGTTACAGGAGCAGCTCAGCAGG AAAGCTGAAGCTGTGGAGTGCGGGACCAAGCAGTTTGAGGAGCTGGAGTTCTgccagctggaggaggagagcagtttggaggagaagaaggagacgCAGAGCTCGCAGCTCCTCCAAGAGAGAGCCGAGTACCACTGCAGCGTGGCCCGGAGGAAG GAGAAGATGGCCTCAATGGAGGCTCAGGGGAAGCAGCTGGGGCTACAGGCCGCGCAGGACTGTGAGAGGATGGTTAGAGACAGGGCGGTGGCTCTGCAGATGTTACACAAG GAGCAAGACAGGTTGTGTGCTCTGGAGAAGAGGCACCACACGTTGACTGGAGAGAGAAGTTACCTGAAGCCCAGCAGCAACATGAAGGAG CTGTTGAAGTCCAAATCAGATGGCGAGGTTGGACTGGCGGCATCATGCGCTCATGCCAGCAGTGCCCCAGCCCTGCCACACTCCAGCGCTCATGAGAGAAACGCATCCACCAAG GGGTTACAGTTAGCTCTGGGAGAGATGTCAATGCCGTTAGACATGGAGTCCAGGAGGCAGATGGTTATTCAGAGCAAAG ACGTGTCTCCCACTGTCCATCACTCCATCCTGCATCATCAGTCGCCACCGAGCGGAAACCAGGCGTACGACACCCTGAGTCTGGAGAGCTCAGACAGCATGGAGACCAGCGTCTCCACCGGCAACTCCGCCTGCACCCCGGAAAG tgcCTGCGGGTTAGAGGCCCAGAGGatagaggagatggagaagatgtTGAAGGAGGCGCAGCAGGAGAAAGCCAGACTCGTGGAGAACAGA GAGAGGGAGGTGCAGGCTCGGCGGCAGATGTtggaggaggagcggaggaggcgAGAGGAGGCCGAGAGAAGGCTTCTGGACGAGACGGCCCACAGGCAgaggctggtggaggaggaggtgaagatgagagagaaacacttCTCCCAG GCTCGTCCAATGACGCGCTACCTGCCCAACCGTAAGGAGGAGTTTGACTTGCGCGCCCACGTGGAGTCGTCCGGCCACAGCATCGACACCTGCCCCTTCGTCAACCTCACGGAGAAGATGTGTAAGGGCCACCTGGTGAAGATGGGCGGTAAAATCAAATCCTGGAAGAAACGCTGGTTCGTTTTTGACCGTCTCAAGAGGAACTTCTGTTATTACGCGG acAAGCATGAAACCAAGCTGAAAGGACTCATTTACTTTCAGGCGATTGAAGAGGTTTATTATGATCACCTACGCAGTGCCACCAAG AGCCCCAATCCTTCTTTGACCTTCTGCGTGAAAACCCACGACCGGCTCTACTACATGGTGGCCCCGTCCCCGGAGGCCATGAGGATCTGGATGGATGTCATAGTAACGGGTGCCGAAGGCTACACGCAGTTCATGAGCTGA
- the phldb1a gene encoding pleckstrin homology-like domain family B member 1 isoform X9 — protein sequence MDLHVSDSPDSPADMERMRRNKVEQGRQMHQVLQSTPLDLIETGKSLRVQAERPHLVSLGSGRLSTAITLLPLQEGRTTLGSGDTDIPLQGHGIAEQHCYIENEAGVIILYPCGNQCAVDGLPITRPYRLTQGCMLCFGQSAFFRFNHPEEAVRMKSMLPGGGGGGGGQELSTTKTLPADSHSVFNGSHQSFSSNGNSKINNIAKTLQDSLMVNISSSGPGKQPLPQPSPPNMLNGRNSSSTQDCIYENIRTLGSQNLGDKTPPVPARSAHTNHTPVPNPRTSLSVASSSAGGGHRAQESPKLLRNVRSTPTPPGSGSGQGTDNSSPTPKSSSVKFSPAAPPSPRVRGSTLQHRSPSPMREQGQFVTSVEVPQRLRTPELLVPSGLRELPPVSPYTSGKGTPGSQGSASLLATQGLAAKPHPESSQGPSKLTTKAEAMRALYSQSPSQLSGLEKEPEGRRLRPGPGGAMVTGLGTSPLTSPRSQRKTSCSTVTGSSTKEHNLMKPYARERKNSISEISDNEDELLEYHRWQREERLREQEMEKLERQRLETILNLCAEYNQEGSAVELAEMVRSGLLGGAVGVCPGTGDGMFLQGGDGPQRARQNDEDTQREESSSTESTHQECDELMAGQEPVYVEEERSRILFRVDDLKHRVSELEQQLQETKQEAEMEQALLQAERRAEQEQVEAESEIISQLQLKHSQLDKAIQREKDEGRANVSAQRKALEKQRNEYNELKRQFDKCPLSLREQLQEQLSRKAEAVECGTKQFEELEFCQLEEESSLEEKKETQSSQLLQERAEYHCSVARRKEKMASMEAQGKQLGLQAAQDCERMVRDRAVALQMLHKEQDRLCALEKRHHTLTGERSYLKPSSNMKESQPELSRNAMPPINLERWYQDIMAAGEAQSCPPPLPAKSFSARRHGQLLKSKSDGEVGLAASCAHASSAPALPHSSAHERNASTKGLQLALGEMSMPLDMESRRQMVIQSKDVSPTVHHSILHHQSPPSGNQAYDTLSLESSDSMETSVSTGNSACTPESACGLEAQRIEEMEKMLKEAQQEKARLVENREREVQARRQMLEEERRRREEAERRLLDETAHRQRLVEEEVKMREKHFSQARPMTRYLPNRKEEFDLRAHVESSGHSIDTCPFVNLTEKMCKGHLVKMGGKIKSWKKRWFVFDRLKRNFCYYADKHETKLKGLIYFQAIEEVYYDHLRSATKSPNPSLTFCVKTHDRLYYMVAPSPEAMRIWMDVIVTGAEGYTQFMS from the exons ATG gaTCTTCACGTGTCAGATAGTCCTGACAGTCCGGCGGACATGGAGCGCATGAGGAGGAATAAAGTGGAGCAGGGGCGACAGATGCACCAGGTCCTACAG AGCACTCCTTTAGACCTGATCGAGACTGGCAAGTCCCTGAGAGTCCAGGCAGAACGCCCCCACCTGGTTAGTCTGGGAAGTGGACGTCTGAGCACGGCCATCACTTTGCTTCCGCTGCAGGAAG GAAGAACCACACTGGGCAGTGGGGACACAGATATCCCCCTGCAGGGCCACGGCATTGCAGAGCAGCACTGCTACATTGAAAATGAGGCGGGCGTCATCATTTTGTACCCGTGTGGGAACCAGTGCGCTGTGGATGGCCTCCCCATCACCAGACCTTATCGCCTGACACAAG GGTGCATGCTGTGTTTCGGTCAGTCTGCCTTTTTCCGCTTCAACCATCCAGAAGAGGCCGTGAGGATGAAGAGCATGCTGcccgggggaggaggaggaggaggaggccaggaACTCAGCACCACAAAAACTCTTCCTGCTG ACTCACACAGTGTGTTTAACGGCAGCCATCAGTCCTTTTCAAGCAACGGCAACTCTAAAATCAACAACATTGCAAAGACCCTCCAGGACTCTTTGATGGTCAACATATCATCATCAGGACCTGGGAAACAGCCACTTCCTCAGCCCTCTCCTCCAAACATGCTCAATGGAAGAAACAGCTCCTCAACACAGGACTGCATTTATGAAAACATCAGAACCTTGGGAAGCCAGAACCTTGGCGACAAAACCCCTCCGGTACCTGCCCGGTCCGCTCACACCAACCACACTCCTGTCCCCAATCCGCGGACCTCGCTGTCTGTTGCCTCGAGCAGTGCTGGCGGTGGTCACAGAGCCCAGGAGAGCCCAAAGCTTCTTAGGAATGTAAGATCCACCCCCACACCGCCAGGCTCAGGGTCAGGACAGGGCACAGACAACTCTAGCCCAACTCCCAAATCATCATCTGTTAAATTTTCCCCAGCGGCTCCACCCAGCCCTCGAGTAAGAGGTTCTACTCTACAACACAGATCCCCCAGCCCCATGCGAGAGCAGGGTCAGTTTGTCACCAGTGTAGAAGTCCCTCAAAGGCTCAGGACTCCAGAGCTGCTTGTGCCCAGCGGCCTGAGAGAACTTCCTCCTGTCAGCCCTTACACGTCTGGCAAGGGGACTCCGGGATCGCAGGGCTCAGCTTCCCTCCTCGCCACACAAGGCCTCGCTGCTAAGCCTCACCCCGAGAGCTCCCAGGGCCCCAGCAAACTCACAACAAAAGCAGAGGCCATGAGAGCGCTGTACTCCCAGAGTCCATCACAACTCTCTGGGTTGGAGAAGGAGCCTGAAGGCAGGAGATTAAGACCTGGGCCAGGAGGTGCCATGGTAACAGGTCTGGGTACATCTCCTCTGACGAGCCCTCGTAGCCAAAGAAAAACCTCCTGCTCGACCGTGACGGGATCCTCAACCAAGGAACACAACCTAATGAAGCCATACGCACGGGAGCGCAAGAACAGCATCTCTGAGATCAGCGACAATGAGGACGAGTTGCTGGAATACCACCgctggcagagagaggagaggctgcgTGAGCAGGAAATGGAGAAACTG GAGCGACAGAGGCTGGAGACCATCCTCAATCTGTGTGCAGAGTATAATCAGGAGGGCAGTGCCGTGGAGTTGGCCGAGATGGTGAGGAGTGGGCTGCTGGGGGGCGCTGTAGGAGTCTGCCCAGGCACAGGAGACGGGATGTTCCTCCAGGGGGGAGACGGGCCTCAGAGGGCGAGGCAGAATGATGAGGACACCCAGAGAGAGGAgtccagcagcacagagagcacACACCAAGAA TGTGATGAGCTGATGGCTGGTCAGGAGCCCGTCtacgtggaggaggagaggagcaggatcttgtTCAGAGTTGATGACTTGAAGCACAGAGTCAGtgaactggagcagcagctACAAGAGACCAAACAGGag GCGGAGATGGAGCAGGCTCTGCTGCAGGCCGAGAGGCGGgcagagcaggagcaggtggaggctgAGAGTGAAATCAtctctcagctgcagctcaaacacagCCAGCTGGACAAGGCCAtccagagagagaaggacgAG GGCAGGGCTAATGTGTCGGCTCAGCGGAAGGCCCTGGAAAAGCAGAGGAATGAGTACAATGAGCTGAAGAGGCAGTTTGATAAGTGCCCCTTGTCTCTAAGGGAACAGTTACAGGAGCAGCTCAGCAGG AAAGCTGAAGCTGTGGAGTGCGGGACCAAGCAGTTTGAGGAGCTGGAGTTCTgccagctggaggaggagagcagtttggaggagaagaaggagacgCAGAGCTCGCAGCTCCTCCAAGAGAGAGCCGAGTACCACTGCAGCGTGGCCCGGAGGAAG GAGAAGATGGCCTCAATGGAGGCTCAGGGGAAGCAGCTGGGGCTACAGGCCGCGCAGGACTGTGAGAGGATGGTTAGAGACAGGGCGGTGGCTCTGCAGATGTTACACAAG GAGCAAGACAGGTTGTGTGCTCTGGAGAAGAGGCACCACACGTTGACTGGAGAGAGAAGTTACCTGAAGCCCAGCAGCAACATGAAGGAG AGTCAGCCTGAGCTGAGCAGGAATGCAATGCCTCCTATTAATCTCGAGCGCTGGTACCAGGACATCATGGCGGCTGGAGAGGCTCAGTCGTGTCCTCCACCGCTTCCTGCCAAGTCTTTTTCCGCACGCAGACACGGGCAG CTGTTGAAGTCCAAATCAGATGGCGAGGTTGGACTGGCGGCATCATGCGCTCATGCCAGCAGTGCCCCAGCCCTGCCACACTCCAGCGCTCATGAGAGAAACGCATCCACCAAG GGGTTACAGTTAGCTCTGGGAGAGATGTCAATGCCGTTAGACATGGAGTCCAGGAGGCAGATGGTTATTCAGAGCAAAG ACGTGTCTCCCACTGTCCATCACTCCATCCTGCATCATCAGTCGCCACCGAGCGGAAACCAGGCGTACGACACCCTGAGTCTGGAGAGCTCAGACAGCATGGAGACCAGCGTCTCCACCGGCAACTCCGCCTGCACCCCGGAAAG tgcCTGCGGGTTAGAGGCCCAGAGGatagaggagatggagaagatgtTGAAGGAGGCGCAGCAGGAGAAAGCCAGACTCGTGGAGAACAGA GAGAGGGAGGTGCAGGCTCGGCGGCAGATGTtggaggaggagcggaggaggcgAGAGGAGGCCGAGAGAAGGCTTCTGGACGAGACGGCCCACAGGCAgaggctggtggaggaggaggtgaagatgagagagaaacacttCTCCCAG GCTCGTCCAATGACGCGCTACCTGCCCAACCGTAAGGAGGAGTTTGACTTGCGCGCCCACGTGGAGTCGTCCGGCCACAGCATCGACACCTGCCCCTTCGTCAACCTCACGGAGAAGATGTGTAAGGGCCACCTGGTGAAGATGGGCGGTAAAATCAAATCCTGGAAGAAACGCTGGTTCGTTTTTGACCGTCTCAAGAGGAACTTCTGTTATTACGCGG acAAGCATGAAACCAAGCTGAAAGGACTCATTTACTTTCAGGCGATTGAAGAGGTTTATTATGATCACCTACGCAGTGCCACCAAG AGCCCCAATCCTTCTTTGACCTTCTGCGTGAAAACCCACGACCGGCTCTACTACATGGTGGCCCCGTCCCCGGAGGCCATGAGGATCTGGATGGATGTCATAGTAACGGGTGCCGAAGGCTACACGCAGTTCATGAGCTGA